The following coding sequences are from one Collimonas arenae window:
- the xylB gene encoding xylulokinase yields the protein MFIGIDLGTSGLKAILLDRQDQVRASVTMPLAVTQPQAMWREQDPADWWAACEKALEALLAAAAKEGIRTDDIEAIGLTGQMHGATVLDKDGEVLRPAILWNDGRSFAECAELEKRVPASRRITGNLMMPGFTAPKLLWLARHEAQVFERIAMVLLPKDWLRYRLTGRYASDMSDAAGTMWLDVARRDWSDELLNATGLHRRKMPALYEGTQITGHLKPELAQRWGLKSIPVVAGAGDNAAGAIGVGVAHAGQAMLSLGTSGVFFAASDGFHANPEKAVHSFCHALPDTWHLMSVMLSAASCLDFTARLTGYSDVAALLAAAEERTTRQLDDDAPLFLPYLNGERTPHNDPAAKGVFFGLQATTLPADLAYATLEGVGFGLADGIDALQSTGLVPTDVTLIGGGSRSVFWAQMLADISGCTLTRRHGGDVGPALGAARLARLGVAEESGDQATLEQICAVPETIAVYQPDPQRHARYAVRREKFKQVYQQLKSLF from the coding sequence ATGTTCATAGGAATAGATCTCGGCACTTCCGGCCTCAAGGCGATCTTGCTGGATCGCCAGGACCAGGTTCGCGCCAGCGTCACCATGCCGCTTGCGGTCACGCAGCCGCAAGCCATGTGGCGCGAGCAGGATCCGGCCGACTGGTGGGCGGCCTGCGAGAAGGCGTTGGAAGCTTTGCTGGCGGCAGCCGCCAAAGAGGGCATTCGCACTGACGACATCGAAGCAATCGGCCTGACCGGGCAAATGCATGGCGCTACCGTATTGGATAAAGATGGTGAAGTGCTGCGCCCGGCCATTTTGTGGAATGACGGCCGCAGCTTTGCCGAATGCGCCGAACTGGAAAAACGTGTGCCGGCATCGCGTCGTATCACCGGCAACCTGATGATGCCGGGCTTTACCGCACCCAAGCTGTTGTGGCTGGCGCGCCATGAAGCGCAAGTATTTGAGCGCATCGCCATGGTGCTGCTGCCCAAGGATTGGCTGCGCTACCGGTTGACCGGTCGCTACGCCAGCGACATGTCGGACGCCGCCGGCACCATGTGGCTCGATGTCGCCCGTCGCGACTGGAGTGACGAGTTGTTGAATGCCACCGGTTTGCATCGCAGGAAAATGCCGGCGCTTTACGAGGGAACGCAAATCACCGGACATCTGAAACCTGAACTGGCGCAGCGCTGGGGTTTGAAATCGATTCCCGTTGTGGCCGGTGCGGGCGATAACGCAGCCGGTGCAATCGGCGTCGGTGTGGCGCACGCCGGGCAGGCCATGTTGTCGCTTGGGACATCCGGTGTTTTCTTTGCCGCTAGCGACGGCTTTCATGCCAATCCGGAAAAAGCGGTGCACAGCTTCTGCCATGCGCTGCCGGACACCTGGCACCTGATGTCGGTGATGTTGTCGGCGGCATCCTGTCTTGATTTCACGGCGCGCCTGACCGGTTATTCGGATGTGGCGGCATTGCTGGCCGCTGCAGAAGAACGCACCACCAGACAGCTGGATGACGATGCGCCGCTGTTCCTGCCTTACCTGAACGGCGAGCGCACGCCGCACAACGACCCGGCGGCAAAAGGCGTGTTCTTTGGCTTGCAGGCGACAACACTGCCTGCCGACCTGGCCTATGCAACGCTGGAAGGCGTCGGCTTCGGCCTGGCCGACGGTATCGATGCCTTGCAATCGACCGGCTTGGTACCGACCGATGTCACCTTGATCGGTGGCGGTTCGCGCAGTGTTTTCTGGGCGCAAATGCTGGCCGACATCAGTGGCTGTACGCTGACCCGACGCCACGGCGGCGATGTCGGTCCGGCGCTCGGTGCAGCACGACTGGCGCGGCTTGGCGTCGCGGAGGAAAGCGGCGACCAGGCGACGCTGGAACAGATTTGCGCAGTGCCGGAAACGATCGCCGTCTATCAGCCTGACCCGCAACGTCATGCGCGTTATGCGGTGCGTAGAGAAAAATTCAAGCAGGTTTACCAGCAGTTGAAATCCTTGTTTTAA
- a CDS encoding sugar ABC transporter permease, which translates to MTSINLKQLFSRYKILALLIAIAIIWAFFSWKTEGGFLTPRNLSNLLRQMSITGILACGMVLVIIGGEIDLSVGSLLGLLGGIAAVLNVTYHLPLPLNLVLVLLCGLLIGLFNGYLTAYMKIPSFIVGLGGMLAFRGILLGVTGGLTIAPVSSDLVYLGQGYLPTQFGLLLGAGLFVLTVFLTWRQRSNRLSHALTVPPLWRDAVRVLAIGAVLFAFVRTLNNYDGIPVPVLLLLALLGVFSYVTTQTVFGRRVYSVGSNMEATRLSGVNVQAVKLWIFGIMGVMCALAGLVNTARLAAGSPSAGNMGELDAIAACFIGGTSMRGGSGTVYGALIGALVMASLDNGMSMLDVDTYWQMIVKGSILMLAVWVDVSTRGSRQ; encoded by the coding sequence ATGACATCCATCAATCTCAAACAACTATTCAGTCGCTACAAAATCCTCGCGTTGCTGATCGCCATCGCCATCATCTGGGCCTTTTTCAGCTGGAAAACGGAGGGTGGCTTCCTGACGCCGCGCAATCTCTCGAACCTGCTGCGGCAGATGTCGATTACCGGCATCCTGGCCTGCGGCATGGTGCTGGTCATCATCGGTGGCGAAATCGATCTGTCGGTTGGCTCGCTGCTCGGCCTGCTGGGCGGGATTGCGGCGGTGCTCAACGTCACCTACCATCTGCCGCTGCCGCTCAATCTGGTGCTGGTACTGCTCTGCGGTCTGCTGATCGGCCTGTTCAACGGTTATCTGACTGCCTATATGAAGATTCCGTCGTTCATCGTCGGTCTTGGTGGGATGCTGGCGTTTCGCGGCATATTGCTGGGCGTGACCGGTGGCCTGACCATCGCTCCAGTGTCGAGCGACCTGGTGTATCTGGGGCAGGGATATCTGCCGACACAGTTCGGCTTGCTGCTCGGCGCGGGTTTGTTTGTGCTTACCGTGTTCCTGACCTGGCGTCAGCGCAGCAACCGTCTCAGCCATGCGCTGACGGTGCCGCCACTGTGGCGCGACGCCGTACGTGTGCTGGCTATCGGCGCGGTGCTGTTCGCTTTTGTCCGCACGCTCAACAACTATGACGGGATTCCGGTGCCGGTGCTGCTGTTGCTGGCACTCCTCGGCGTCTTCAGCTATGTCACCACCCAAACCGTGTTCGGCCGCCGCGTCTACTCGGTTGGTAGCAATATGGAGGCGACCCGTCTTTCCGGCGTCAATGTGCAAGCGGTCAAGTTGTGGATCTTCGGCATCATGGGTGTGATGTGCGCACTGGCCGGCCTCGTCAATACCGCGCGCCTGGCGGCCGGCTCGCCATCGGCCGGCAACATGGGTGAGCTCGATGCCATCGCTGCCTGTTTTATCGGCGGCACCTCGATGCGCGGCGGCTCGGGCACGGTCTACGGCGCCTTGATCGGGGCGCTGGTGATGGCCAGCCTGGATAATGGCATGTCGATGCTGGATGTGGATACCTACTGGCAAATGATCGTCAAGGGCAGCATTTTGATGCTGGCAGTATGGGTAGACGTGAGTACGCGTGGCAGTCGTCAATAA
- a CDS encoding XylR family transcriptional regulator, whose product MKKLPTTHRIALLFNANKIYDRGIITGIGNYLSSTRASWDLFLEEDFRCRLPGIERWHGDGIIADFDDPAVCEALSGSRLPVVAVGGSYQDEADYPQHIPYVATDNFKLIKLAYDHLIEAGLTRFACFSLPEAPVNRWAQERERAFQRLMQRDGMAAEIYRGVSTSAPAWDTAVEQQIAWLHSLPKPIGIIAVSDARARQLLQACLSAGIAVPEQVALIGIDNDPLARTLTRVPLSSVIQGTEEMGRTAAHLLHQMLHGVQLGGSCILVPPIGINVLASSQHEPLSHPHVMQALHFIRQYACQGIKTEQVADYVGVSRSSLESYFRRELGRSVHDEILRFKLDAAKTILEHETRSIAEIAVSCGFTSVQYMHAVFKRELGCTPREYQERAAQASLQAVKQLQS is encoded by the coding sequence ATGAAAAAACTGCCGACCACGCATCGTATTGCGTTGCTGTTCAACGCCAACAAGATCTACGATCGCGGCATCATCACGGGCATCGGCAATTACCTGAGTAGCACCCGGGCGTCCTGGGACCTGTTCCTGGAAGAGGATTTCCGCTGCCGCCTGCCGGGCATCGAACGCTGGCATGGGGATGGGATCATCGCCGACTTCGATGATCCGGCAGTCTGCGAGGCGCTCTCGGGCAGTCGCCTGCCAGTGGTTGCAGTGGGCGGTTCGTATCAGGACGAGGCCGACTATCCGCAGCATATTCCGTATGTCGCAACCGACAATTTCAAGCTGATCAAACTGGCCTACGATCATCTGATCGAAGCAGGACTGACGCGCTTTGCCTGTTTTAGCCTGCCGGAGGCGCCAGTCAACCGCTGGGCGCAGGAACGCGAAAGAGCCTTTCAGCGGCTGATGCAAAGAGATGGCATGGCGGCTGAAATTTATCGCGGCGTCAGCACCAGCGCACCGGCCTGGGATACCGCAGTGGAACAGCAGATCGCGTGGCTGCACAGCCTACCCAAGCCAATCGGCATTATTGCCGTCAGCGACGCGCGCGCGCGGCAATTGCTGCAGGCTTGTCTGAGCGCCGGCATCGCGGTGCCGGAGCAAGTAGCGCTGATCGGCATCGACAACGATCCGCTGGCGCGCACGCTGACGCGGGTGCCGCTCAGTTCAGTAATCCAGGGCACCGAAGAAATGGGACGCACCGCTGCCCACTTGCTGCATCAGATGCTGCATGGCGTGCAGCTCGGCGGCAGCTGCATCCTGGTGCCTCCGATCGGCATCAATGTGCTCGCCTCAAGCCAGCATGAACCGCTCAGCCATCCGCACGTGATGCAAGCTCTGCATTTCATCCGCCAATACGCCTGCCAGGGAATCAAGACCGAGCAGGTAGCCGACTATGTCGGCGTCTCGCGCTCATCGCTCGAATCGTATTTCCGACGCGAACTCGGGCGCAGCGTACACGATGAAATCCTGCGCTTCAAACTTGACGCGGCGAAGACCATCCTCGAGCACGAAACCCGCAGCATTGCCGAGATCGCCGTCAGTTGCGGCTTCACCTCTGTGCAGTACATGCACGCGGTATTCAAGCGCGAACTCGGCTGCACCCCCCGCGAATACCAGGAGCGCGCTGCACAGGCTTCATTACAGGCCGTCAAGCAGCTGCAATCATGA
- the purT gene encoding formate-dependent phosphoribosylglycinamide formyltransferase translates to MKTPIRLGTPLSPSATKVMLLGSGELGKEVIISLQRLGVEVIAVDRYPNAPGHQVAHRSHVINMADGAALEALIAQEKPDLIVPEIEAIATETLVALEAAGKVTVIPTARAAWLTMNREGIRRLAGETLALATSPYRFANNLAELKAACAEIGFPCVIKPVMSSSGKGQSKIDGADEVEAAWAYAAAGGRVDSGRVIVEGFIDFDYEITLLTVRALEQDGSIATHFCEPIGHVQVQGDYVESWQPHPMHPDALLKARDIAKKVTDNLGGLGLFGVELFVKNDMVWFSEVSPRPHDTGMVTMASQQQSEFELHAKAILGLPVNVALRSPAASAVIYGQHDAKGIAFEGVADAMRGPGVDIRLFGKPESFARRRMGVALATADDVETARTRAKQAAAKVKPVVVG, encoded by the coding sequence ATGAAGACACCAATCAGACTCGGTACCCCGCTCTCTCCTTCCGCCACCAAAGTCATGCTGCTGGGTTCCGGCGAACTCGGCAAGGAAGTCATTATTTCGCTGCAACGGCTTGGTGTCGAAGTGATTGCCGTCGACCGTTATCCGAATGCCCCGGGCCATCAGGTTGCACATCGTTCGCACGTCATCAACATGGCCGATGGCGCCGCGCTGGAGGCATTGATTGCGCAAGAGAAACCGGACCTGATCGTGCCGGAAATCGAAGCCATTGCCACCGAAACCCTGGTCGCTCTGGAGGCTGCCGGCAAAGTCACCGTGATTCCGACCGCTCGCGCCGCGTGGCTGACCATGAATCGCGAAGGGATCCGCCGCCTCGCTGGCGAGACGCTGGCCTTGGCGACCTCGCCTTACCGTTTTGCCAATAACCTGGCAGAACTGAAAGCAGCTTGCGCCGAAATCGGCTTTCCCTGCGTCATCAAGCCGGTCATGTCTTCATCCGGCAAGGGCCAGTCGAAGATTGACGGCGCCGACGAAGTGGAAGCCGCCTGGGCCTATGCCGCTGCCGGCGGCCGGGTCGATTCGGGCCGGGTCATTGTTGAAGGCTTCATTGATTTCGATTATGAAATCACCTTGTTGACCGTACGCGCGCTGGAACAGGACGGCAGCATCGCCACCCATTTCTGCGAGCCGATCGGCCACGTCCAGGTGCAGGGCGACTATGTCGAATCCTGGCAGCCGCATCCGATGCATCCCGACGCGCTGTTGAAAGCGCGCGATATCGCCAAGAAAGTGACCGACAACCTGGGTGGCCTGGGCTTGTTTGGGGTTGAATTATTCGTCAAGAACGACATGGTCTGGTTCTCCGAAGTCAGCCCACGTCCACACGACACCGGCATGGTGACCATGGCCAGCCAGCAGCAAAGTGAGTTCGAACTGCATGCCAAGGCGATCCTCGGCTTGCCGGTCAACGTCGCTTTGCGTAGCCCGGCAGCGTCGGCGGTGATCTACGGTCAGCACGATGCCAAAGGGATTGCGTTTGAGGGCGTGGCGGATGCCATGCGCGGGCCGGGCGTCGATATCCGCCTGTTCGGCAAGCCGGAATCGTTCGCACGCCGACGCATGGGCGTTGCGTTGGCCACCGCGGATGACGTCGAGACTGCACGCACGCGGGCGAAACAGGCTGCCGCCAAGGTCAAACCGGTGGTGGTCGGCTAA
- a CDS encoding aldose epimerase family protein has product MIQFPITSSDTDNGDTLYTLQNAQDMRITISNRGATLISWFAPDRYGRMADILLGYPDAQAYVGNKEYFGALVGRWANRIAGGRFAVDGADYLVDRNEAGNHLHGGDSGFHLARWQARPEEDGLRLTLMSPEGEAGFPGNLQVTVLYRLDDQGSLSIDYQAITDAPTPVNLTSHGYFNLNGGSSGIGDHLLTIDADHFLKIDKQLIPVEAAEVAGTAFDFRQPAPIGPRLSWPDAQIALAGGFDHCYCLDWDDDKQRGNLRTVANVYDPGSGRELSLATTETGLQFYSGNFLGGVQGRGATPYATHDGFCLEAQAYPNQVNGPDAEAVILRPGQVYRQTTVYSLGVRR; this is encoded by the coding sequence ATGATCCAATTTCCCATTACCAGCAGCGACACCGACAACGGCGATACTTTGTACACGCTGCAAAATGCGCAAGACATGCGTATTACCATCAGCAATCGCGGAGCGACGCTGATCTCGTGGTTCGCTCCTGATCGCTACGGCCGCATGGCCGATATCCTGCTCGGGTATCCCGACGCCCAAGCCTACGTCGGCAACAAGGAGTACTTCGGCGCACTGGTCGGGCGCTGGGCCAACCGCATTGCCGGCGGCCGCTTCGCGGTCGATGGCGCCGATTACCTGGTTGACCGCAATGAAGCCGGCAACCACCTGCACGGCGGTGACAGCGGCTTCCACCTGGCGCGCTGGCAGGCCCGTCCGGAAGAAGACGGTTTGCGCCTGACGCTGATGTCGCCCGAAGGCGAAGCCGGATTTCCCGGCAACCTGCAGGTTACAGTTCTGTACCGGCTGGACGATCAGGGAAGCCTGTCGATCGACTACCAGGCCATCACGGATGCACCGACGCCGGTCAACCTGACTTCTCATGGCTATTTCAATTTGAATGGCGGCAGCAGCGGCATAGGCGATCATCTGCTAACGATCGATGCCGATCATTTCCTGAAGATAGACAAGCAACTGATTCCGGTGGAAGCAGCCGAAGTCGCCGGCACTGCCTTCGATTTCCGCCAACCGGCCCCGATCGGCCCGCGACTGTCCTGGCCGGACGCACAAATTGCGCTGGCCGGCGGCTTCGATCATTGTTATTGCCTGGATTGGGACGACGACAAACAGCGTGGCAACTTGCGCACAGTGGCCAATGTCTATGACCCTGGCTCGGGACGCGAGCTGTCGCTCGCCACGACCGAAACCGGCTTGCAGTTCTATAGCGGGAATTTCCTGGGCGGCGTACAGGGGCGCGGCGCCACACCGTATGCCACCCACGACGGCTTCTGCCTCGAAGCGCAGGCCTACCCCAACCAGGTCAACGGCCCCGACGCCGAAGCAGTCATACTGCGGCCGGGCCAGGTCTATCGACAAACCACCGTCTACAGCCTGGGAGTGAGGCGCTGA
- the xylF gene encoding D-xylose ABC transporter substrate-binding protein, with product MNKYLKTTLIAAALTVISNAAMADAKNPKIGFSIDDLRVERWARDRDFFTAAAEKLGAKVYVQSADASEQRQISQIENLISRGVDAIVIVPFNATVLNNAVKEAKKAGIKVLSYDRLILNADIDAYISFDNEKVGEMQAEGVLKAQPKGNYYLLGGSPTDNNAKMLREGQLKILKPSIDKGDIKIVGQQWVKDWSPTEALTIVENALTANNNKIDAIVASNDGTAGGAIQALAAQKMAGKVPVSGQDADLAAVKRVVAGTQVMTVYKPLKLIASEAAKLTVQLVRNEKPDYNSQYDNGIKKVDTVLLKPTTLTKDNVGLLVQDGFYTQAQISGK from the coding sequence ATGAACAAGTATCTGAAAACGACGCTGATCGCGGCTGCATTGACCGTCATCAGCAATGCAGCAATGGCCGATGCCAAGAATCCGAAGATCGGTTTTTCGATTGATGATCTGCGCGTCGAGCGCTGGGCGCGCGACCGTGATTTCTTCACCGCTGCGGCAGAAAAACTGGGCGCCAAGGTGTACGTCCAGTCAGCCGACGCCAGCGAGCAGCGCCAGATTTCGCAAATTGAAAACCTGATTTCACGCGGCGTCGACGCTATCGTAATCGTGCCTTTCAATGCGACAGTGCTGAACAATGCCGTCAAGGAAGCCAAGAAAGCCGGCATCAAGGTGCTGTCTTACGACCGCCTGATCCTGAACGCCGATATCGATGCCTACATCTCTTTCGATAATGAAAAGGTCGGCGAAATGCAGGCCGAGGGCGTGCTCAAGGCCCAGCCGAAAGGCAATTACTACCTGTTGGGTGGCTCGCCAACCGACAACAACGCCAAGATGCTGCGAGAGGGGCAACTGAAGATACTCAAGCCATCCATCGACAAGGGCGACATCAAGATCGTCGGCCAGCAATGGGTCAAGGACTGGAGTCCGACCGAAGCACTGACGATCGTGGAGAACGCGCTGACGGCCAACAATAACAAGATCGACGCCATCGTCGCGTCCAATGATGGTACTGCGGGCGGCGCCATCCAGGCCCTGGCTGCACAAAAGATGGCCGGCAAGGTACCGGTATCCGGCCAGGACGCCGATCTGGCGGCAGTCAAGCGCGTGGTTGCAGGAACCCAGGTAATGACCGTCTACAAGCCGCTTAAGCTGATTGCGTCGGAAGCCGCCAAGTTGACGGTGCAACTGGTCCGCAATGAAAAGCCGGATTACAACTCGCAATATGACAACGGCATCAAGAAGGTCGACACGGTGTTGCTGAAGCCGACCACCTTGACCAAGGATAACGTCGGGCTGCTAGTGCAAGACGGTTTCTATACTCAGGCGCAGATCTCCGGCAAATAA
- the xylA gene encoding xylose isomerase, translating into MSYFPNVEPIRFEGPESASPLAFRHYDADKIILGKPMREHLRMGACYWHTFVWPGSDVFGAGTFKRPWHASGEPLAMAHKKADAAFEFFSKLGIDYYTFHDTDVAPEGASLAEYRNNFAEMIDVLERKQEQTGVRLLWGTANCFSNPRYAAGAASNPNPELFAYAAAQVFSAMNATHRLGGANYVLWGGREGYETLLNTDLKREREQLARFMRMVVDHKYKIGFKGTILIEPKPQEPTKHQYDYDSATVYGFLKQYGLEQEIKVNIEANHATLAGHSFQHEIATAASLGILGSIDANRGDPQNGWDTDQFPNSIEEMTLATYEILKAGGFTTGGYNFDSKVRRQSMDEIDLFHGHVGAMDVLALSLERAAGMIENDFLAKFKTERYAGWDGQFGRDVLAGNFSLADVAEYAFSKQLNPQAVSGRQEMLENLVNRAIYK; encoded by the coding sequence ATGTCCTATTTCCCGAATGTCGAACCGATACGTTTTGAAGGCCCTGAAAGCGCATCGCCTCTGGCATTCCGCCATTACGATGCCGATAAAATCATCCTCGGCAAGCCGATGCGCGAGCACTTGCGGATGGGGGCCTGCTACTGGCACACCTTTGTCTGGCCTGGCTCCGACGTGTTTGGCGCCGGTACCTTCAAACGTCCCTGGCATGCAAGCGGAGAGCCGCTGGCGATGGCGCACAAGAAAGCCGATGCTGCCTTTGAATTTTTCTCAAAACTGGGCATCGACTATTACACCTTCCACGATACCGATGTCGCGCCGGAAGGCGCCAGCCTGGCCGAATACCGCAACAACTTTGCCGAGATGATCGATGTGCTCGAACGCAAGCAGGAGCAGACGGGTGTGCGCTTGTTGTGGGGGACCGCAAACTGCTTCAGCAATCCGCGCTATGCCGCCGGCGCCGCCAGCAACCCGAATCCTGAATTGTTTGCCTATGCCGCAGCGCAGGTGTTCAGCGCGATGAATGCGACGCATCGCTTGGGCGGCGCCAATTATGTATTGTGGGGCGGCCGCGAAGGTTACGAGACTTTGCTAAACACCGATCTCAAGCGCGAGCGCGAACAACTGGCGCGCTTCATGCGCATGGTGGTCGATCATAAATACAAGATCGGCTTCAAGGGCACGATCCTGATAGAGCCGAAGCCGCAGGAGCCGACCAAGCATCAATACGATTATGACAGCGCCACAGTCTACGGCTTTCTCAAGCAATACGGCCTGGAGCAAGAGATCAAGGTGAATATTGAAGCCAATCATGCAACCCTGGCTGGCCACAGCTTCCAGCATGAAATCGCTACGGCGGCATCGCTCGGCATCCTTGGCAGCATTGACGCCAATCGCGGCGACCCGCAAAACGGCTGGGACACCGATCAGTTCCCGAACAGCATTGAAGAGATGACGCTGGCCACCTATGAAATCCTCAAGGCTGGCGGCTTCACCACCGGTGGCTATAACTTCGACTCTAAGGTGCGCCGCCAAAGTATGGACGAGATCGACCTGTTTCATGGCCATGTGGGCGCAATGGATGTGCTTGCGCTATCGCTGGAGCGTGCCGCCGGCATGATTGAAAATGATTTTCTGGCGAAGTTCAAGACCGAACGTTATGCCGGTTGGGACGGCCAGTTCGGCCGCGATGTCCTGGCTGGTAACTTCAGTCTGGCCGATGTCGCCGAGTATGCATTCAGCAAGCAGTTGAATCCGCAAGCTGTCAGCGGCCGCCAGGAGATGCTGGAAAACCTGGTCAATCGCGCCATCTACAAATGA
- the xylG gene encoding D-xylose ABC transporter ATP-binding protein, translated as MSDYLLEMKGIVKQFGAVRALDGIALKVRAGECVGLCGENGAGKSTLMKVLSGVYPHGSWEGEILWDGQPLKAQSIRDTEAAGIVIIHQELMLVPELSVAENIFMGHELTLPGGRMNYPAMYRRADELVRELKMPEMNVALPVMQYGGGHQQLVEIAKALNKKARLLILDEPSSSLTTSEIAVLLDIIRDLKAKGVACVYISHKLDEVAAICDTVSVIRDGQHIATTPMQELNVEYIIAQMVGREMNNLYPKQEHAIGEVVFEARHISCYDVDNPARKKVDDISFSLRKGEILGVAGLVGAGRTELVSALYGAYPGRQEGEVWLDGKQVDTGSPMKSLRLGLCMVPEDRKRHGIVADLNVGQNITLTVLQEFSRFGRIDAEAELQTIQQQIGKLRLKTASPFLPITSLSGGNQQKAVLAKMLLAKPRVLILDEPTRGVDVGAKYEIYKLMFDLAEQGVAIIMVSSELAEVLGVSDRVLVIGEGKLRGDFVNQGLTQETVLAAAISQSPQSDNIHREFA; from the coding sequence ATGTCCGATTATTTGCTGGAAATGAAAGGCATCGTCAAGCAGTTCGGCGCGGTGCGGGCGCTCGATGGTATCGCGCTGAAGGTTCGTGCTGGAGAGTGTGTTGGTCTGTGCGGTGAAAACGGTGCCGGTAAATCGACGCTGATGAAGGTGTTGTCGGGTGTCTATCCGCATGGCAGCTGGGAAGGCGAAATCCTGTGGGATGGCCAGCCGTTGAAAGCGCAGTCGATTCGCGATACGGAAGCCGCCGGCATCGTCATCATCCATCAGGAACTGATGCTGGTGCCGGAGCTGTCAGTGGCTGAAAACATCTTCATGGGCCACGAACTGACGCTGCCGGGCGGGCGCATGAATTATCCCGCCATGTATCGCCGCGCCGATGAACTGGTACGCGAATTGAAGATGCCGGAAATGAACGTCGCGCTGCCTGTCATGCAATATGGTGGCGGCCACCAGCAACTGGTGGAGATCGCCAAGGCGCTCAACAAGAAAGCCAGATTGCTGATCCTGGATGAGCCATCGTCGTCGCTGACCACGTCAGAAATTGCGGTGCTGCTCGATATCATCCGCGACCTCAAGGCCAAGGGTGTGGCTTGCGTTTACATCTCGCACAAGCTCGACGAAGTCGCGGCGATCTGCGACACCGTTTCGGTGATTCGCGACGGCCAGCATATCGCCACCACGCCGATGCAGGAGTTGAACGTGGAGTACATCATCGCCCAGATGGTGGGGCGCGAAATGAACAATCTGTATCCGAAGCAGGAGCATGCGATCGGCGAAGTGGTGTTCGAGGCGCGCCATATCAGTTGCTACGATGTCGACAACCCTGCCAGAAAAAAAGTCGACGATATTTCGTTCTCGTTGCGCAAGGGAGAAATCCTTGGCGTCGCCGGGCTGGTCGGAGCAGGGCGCACCGAGTTGGTGTCCGCACTGTACGGCGCTTATCCGGGCCGCCAGGAAGGCGAAGTCTGGCTCGACGGCAAGCAAGTCGACACCGGCTCGCCGATGAAATCGCTGCGGCTCGGCTTGTGCATGGTGCCGGAAGATCGCAAGCGCCACGGCATCGTCGCCGATCTCAACGTCGGCCAGAACATCACGCTGACTGTATTGCAGGAATTTTCGCGGTTTGGCCGCATCGATGCCGAGGCCGAACTGCAAACCATCCAGCAGCAGATCGGCAAGCTGCGCCTGAAGACGGCCAGTCCTTTCCTGCCGATCACCAGCCTCTCCGGTGGCAATCAGCAAAAGGCGGTGCTCGCCAAAATGCTGCTGGCCAAGCCGCGGGTGCTGATCCTCGACGAGCCGACGCGCGGCGTCGATGTCGGCGCCAAGTATGAGATCTATAAATTGATGTTCGACCTGGCAGAGCAGGGTGTGGCCATCATCATGGTGTCCTCCGAACTGGCCGAGGTATTGGGCGTGTCGGACCGTGTCCTGGTGATCGGCGAAGGCAAGCTGCGTGGCGATTTCGTCAACCAGGGCCTGACGCAGGAAACCGTGCTGGCCGCCGCCATCAGCCAGTCGCCGCAGAGCGACAACATTCATCGGGAATTCGCATGA